A region of the Fibrobacter sp. genome:
GGAGCGCAACCCGCAGGATATTGACGAACGCGTGGTTGAAAAAGCCATTGTCCAGAATGTCAAGAATTTCATTTTGACCTTCGGCAAGGATTTTACGTATGTGGGCCATCAGGTTCATATCGAAAAATTTGAACACGACATGTGGGTGGACCTGCTCTTTTTCAATCGCGAATTGCGCAGCCTTGTCGTTGTCGAACTTAAGACGGGCTACCCAAACGGATTTGCTACGTTTGCTTAAAAATAGTGGCGGTGTAAAAGCTAAAAATGGCGGTGTAAATTTGTTGCGGTTGGCGGTGTAAATGTTTCGGAAGCAATTCTTGCAGAAATCAAGAAAAATCCCGGAATGAACGCCCCTGCGATTGCTGCGAAACTCACTCTGGCCTTGCGAACGACTCAGCGTTATCTAAAGACCTTGACTGACGACAAGAAAATTGAATTTAGAGGAGCCCCGAAGAACGGCGGGTATTTTGTAAATCTCGAAAATTCAAACAATTGAGTTGGAGCCACTATACCGAAATCTTGAAGTCTTATGGAATGACAAATGCAGTCAAATGAATTTCCAATTTTGTCACTAAAGTGTCAAAAATAAATGGTACTTTTCTTTGCATAACAAGGAGAATGCCATGAAAAAGATTATTACCGCTTGCCTGTTACTGATAGCCTTTGCGAATGCAGGCAATCAGACTTTCAAGAATCTCCACAAATGCACCAAGTTGGCAGACCGTTTGATCTGCTCCCAGGGAGGCATGCATGCCGAAGGATTTGTCTATTTGTTTAAGGAAAAAAAGCTGTATAAGTACGAAGCATCCGTAGCAATGCTTGGTATTGATAGAACTTCTAGCAAATTATTTATCCGCAAGGCCGAATCCTATCGCCTTTCCCCAATAAACGAAGGTAGGCAGGATTGCGAATTTTTCCAGGTCTCTGACATTGAAGAATTTTATTGCGATAGGTTTGAAACCAAGCACTATTTTAAAGACAAGTACGGTTTCGGCAGAGAAGAAATTCTAAAGGACAAAACCTACGAATACTGCGATGAAATGTTCAACAAGTTGTTGCCTTAAGTTACTTTGTAAAATTTTCGCAAGTACCTTGCCAAGAACGGTACTTTAGCTACATTACATCCCGACGCACTACTCTATCGAATGGAGTGGTGCGTCTTTGTTTTATACGGCATTCCCGTATTTGCCAAGACGCCCCT
Encoded here:
- a CDS encoding DUF1016 domain-containing protein → MFKDEYLLDFINVEELGERNPQDIDERVVEKAIVQNVKNFILTFGKDFTYVGHQVHIEKFEHDMWVDLLFFNRELRSLVVVELKTGYPNGFATFA